Proteins from a genomic interval of Zingiber officinale cultivar Zhangliang chromosome 1B, Zo_v1.1, whole genome shotgun sequence:
- the LOC122015262 gene encoding very-long-chain aldehyde decarbonylase GL1-8-like: MASLIESCWGYLITHFSEFQLATIGTFLIHESVYFLSGLPTLYFERSGLFRKYKIQKKVNTPEVQWRCILRLVLYHVCVNLPLMLISYPTFRFMGLRSSLPLPPWSVIVSQIIFYFIVEDFVFYWGHRILHTKWLYQHVHSVHHEHATPFGLTSEYAHPAEILFLGFATILGPALTGPHLFTLWLWVIVRVLETVEAHSGYHFPWSPSNFIPLYGGADFHDYHHRLLYTKSGNYSSTFTYVDWIFGTDKGYWKLKAVEEVEGKKY, encoded by the exons TATCTTATCACACATTTCAGTGAGTTCCAGTTGGCTACTATTGGCACCTTCCTGATTCATGAAAGTGTATACTTCTTATCTGGACTTCCAACTCTATATTTTGAGAGATCTGGGTTGTTCAGAAAATACAAAATTCAG AAAAAGGTCAACACTCCAGAAGTACAATGGAGATGCATTTTGCGCCTAGTCCTTTACCATGTATGCGTCAACTTACCGCTCATGCTCATTTCTTACCCTACTTTCAGATTCATGGGTCTGAGAAGCAGCCTTCCATTGCCACCCTG GAGTGTTATTGTCTCTCAAATTATCTTTTACTTCATCGTGGAAGATTTCGTGTTCTACTGGGGGCACAGAATACTACATACCAAATGGCTGTATCAGCATGTTCACAGTGTGCATCATGA ACATGCTACGCCTTTTGGACTGACTTCTGAATATGCACACCCTGCCGAGATCTTATTCCTTGGCTTTGCCACAATATTAGGCCCTGCTCTAACTGGTCCCCATCTCTTTACACTCTGGTTATGGGTGATAGTTAGAGTCCTGGAGACAGTTGAAGCTCACAGTGGATACCACTTTCCATGGAGTCCCTCAAATTTCATTCCACTGTACGGAGG GGCTGATTTCCATGACTATCACCACCGTTTGCTTTATACTAAGTCGGGCAATTATTCATCAACTTTTACTTACGTGGATTG GATATTTGGCACCGATAAAGGTTATTGGAAGTTGAAGGCTGTTGAGGAAGTAGAAGGAAAGAAGTATTAA